In a single window of the Cervus elaphus chromosome 1, mCerEla1.1, whole genome shotgun sequence genome:
- the LOC122702896 gene encoding olfactory receptor 52R1-like, which translates to MLTPGNSSSDPVSFILLGIPGLENSQFWVAFPFCAMYVVALVGNITLLHVIRTDPTLHEPMYLFLAMLATTDLVLSTSTQPKMLAIFWFHNHEIEYHACLIQLFFIHAFSSVESGLLMAMALDRYVAICFPLHHSSILTPSVVGKLGAGVMMRGLLWVSPFCFMVSRMRFCPKRIIPQSYCEHMAVLKLVCADTRVNRAYGLFAAFSVVGFDVIVISVSYVMILRTVLQLPSSEARLKAFGTCASHICVILAFYIPALFTFLTHRFGHHVPRVVHIMFAILYLLVPPVLNPIVYGVRTKQIRDRVIQGCYGKDP; encoded by the coding sequence ATGCTGACTCCAGGGAACAGCTCTTCTGATCCTGTGTCCTTCATCCTGCTTGGGATCCCAGGATTGGAGAATTCCCAGTTTTGGGTTGCCTTTCCATTCTGTGCCATGTATGTTGTGGCTCTAGTCGGCAATATCACTCTCCTTCATGTAATCCGAACTGATCCCACCTTGCACGAGCCCATGTACCTCTTTCTGGCCATGCTGGCTACCACTGACCTGGTCCTCTCCACTTCCACACAACCTAAAATGCTGGCCATATTCTGGTTTCACAATCATGAGATAGAATACCATGCCTGCCTCATCCAGTTGTTCTTCATCCATGCCTTTTCTTCTGTGGAGTCCGGGTTGCTCATGGCTATGGCCTTGGACCGCTACGTGGCTATCTGCTTCCCACTGCATCACTCTAGTATCCTGACTCCATCTGTCGTGGGTAAACTGGGGGCAGGTGTGATGATGAGAGGGCTGCTGTGGGTGAGTCCTTTCTGCTTCATGGTGTCCAGGATGCGCTTCTGCCCTAAACGGATCATCCCCCAGTCATACTGTGAGCACATGGCTGTGTTGAAGTTGGTGTGTGCTGACACGAGAGTAAATCGTGCGTATGGACTCTTTGCAGCCTTCTCTGTGGTTGGCTTTGATGTTATTGTCATCAGTGTATCCTATGTCATGATTCTGAGAACAGTGCTACAGTTACCCTCAAGTGAAGCCCGGCTCAAAGCTTTTGGCACATGTGCCTCTCATATCTGTGTCATCTTGGCTTTCTACATCCCGGCTCTCTTTACTTTTCTCACCCACCGCTTTGGACATCATGTGCCCCGAGTCGTACACATCATGTTTGCTATTCTCTATCTCCTGGTACCTCCCGTGCTCAACCCCATCGTCTATGGAGTTAGAACCAAACAGATCAGGGACAGGGTTATTCAAGGATGCTATGGAAAAGACCCCTGA
- the LOC122702329 gene encoding olfactory receptor 52R1-like: protein MLTSGNSSSHPVSFILLGIPGLENSQFWAAFPFCAMYVVALVGNITLLHVIRTDPTLHEPMYLFLAMLATTDLVLSTSTQPKMLAIFWFHNHEIEYHACLIQLFFIHAFSSVESGLLMAMALDRYVAICFPLHHSSILTPSVVGKLGAGVMMRGLLWVSPFCFMVSRMHFCPNRIIPQSYCEHMAVLKLVCADTRVNRAYGLFVAFSEVAFDVIVISVSYVMILRTVLQLPSSEARLKAFGTCASHICVILAFYIPALFTFLTHRFGHHVPRVIHIMFAILYLLVPPMLNPIIYGVRTKQIRDRVIQGCCRKDTWVKA from the coding sequence ATGTTGACTTCAGGGAACAGCTCTTCTCATCCGGTGTCCTTCATCCTGCTTGGGATCCCAGGATTGGAGAATTCCCAGTTTTGGGCTGCCTTTCCATTCTGTGCCATGTATGTTGTGGCTCTAGTCGGCAATATCACTCTCCTTCATGTAATCCGAACTGATCCCACCTTGCACGAGCCCATGTACCTCTTTCTGGCCATGCTGGCTACCACTGACCTGGTCCTCTCCACTTCCACACAACCTAAAATGCTGGCCATATTCTGGTTTCACAATCATGAGATAGAATACCATGCCTGCCTCATCCAGTTGTTCTTCATCCATGCCTTTTCTTCTGTGGAGTCCGGGTTGCTCATGGCTATGGCCTTGGACCGCTACGTGGCTATCTGCTTCCCACTGCATCACTCTAGTATCCTGACTCCATCTGTCGTGGGTAAACTGGGGGCAGGTGTGATGATGAGAGGGCTGCTGTGGGTGAGTCCTTTCTGCTTCATGGTGTCCAGGATGCACTTCTGCCCTAATCGGATCATCCCTCAGTCATACTGTGAGCACATGGCTGTGCTGAAGTTGGTGTGTGCTGACACTAGAGTTAATCGTGCATATGGACTTTTTGTGGCCTTCTCTGAGGTTGCCTTTGATGTTATTGTCATCAGTGTATCCTATGTCATGATTCTGAGAACAGTGCTACAGTTACCCTCAAGTGAAGCCCGGCTCAAAGCTTTTGGCACATGTGCCTCTCATATCTGTGTCATCTTGGCTTTCTACATCCCGGCTCTCTTTACTTTTCTCACCCACCGCTTTGGACATCATGTGCCCCGAGTCATACACATCATGTTTGCTATTCTCTATCTCCTGGTACCTCCCATGCTCAACCCCATCATCTATGGAGTTAGAACCAAACAGATCAGGGACAGGGTTATTCAAGGATGTTGTAGAAAAGACACATGGGTCAAAGCTTAG